In a genomic window of Streptococcus mitis NCTC 12261:
- the thrS gene encoding threonine--tRNA ligase, giving the protein MINITFPDGAVREFESGVTTFEIAQSISNSLAKKALAGKFNGKLIDTTRAITEDGSIEIVTPDHEDALPILRHSAAHLFAQAARRLFPDIHLGVGPAIEDGFYYDTDNTAGQISNEDLPRIEEEMQKIVKENFPSIREEVTKDEAREIFKNDPYKLELIEEHSEDEGGLTIYRQGEYVDLCRGPHVPSTGRIQIFHLLNVAGAYWRGNSDNAMMQRIYGTAWFDKKDLKSYLQMREEAKERDHRKLGKELDLFMISQEVGQGLPFWLPNGATIRRELERYIVDKELASGYQHVYTPPLASVELYKTSGHWDHYQEDMFPTMDMGDGEEFVLRPMNCPHHIQVFKHHVHSYRELPIRIAEIGMMHRYEKSGALTGLQRVREMSLNDGHLFVTPEQIQEEFQRALQLIIDVYEDFNLTEYRFRLSLRDPQDTHKYFDNDEMWENAQTMLRAALDEMGVDYFEAEGEAAFYGPKLDIQVKTALGKEETLSTIQLDFLLPERFDLKYIGADGEEHRPVMIHRGVISTMERFTAILIENYKGAFPTWLAPHQVTLIPVSNEKHVDYAWEVAKKLRDRGVRADVDERNEKMQFKIRASQTSKIPYQLIVGDKEMEDGTVNVRRYGQKETQTVSVDDFVQAILADIANKSRVEK; this is encoded by the coding sequence ATGATTAACATTACTTTCCCAGACGGCGCTGTTCGTGAATTCGAATCTGGCGTTACAACTTTTGAAATTGCCCAATCTATCAGCAATTCCCTAGCTAAAAAGGCCTTGGCTGGTAAATTCAACGGCAAACTCATCGACACTACTCGCGCTATCACTGAAGATGGAAGCATCGAAATTGTGACACCTGACCACGAAGATGCCCTTCCAATCTTGCGTCACTCAGCTGCTCACTTGTTCGCCCAAGCAGCTCGTCGTCTTTTCCCAGACATTCACTTGGGAGTTGGTCCAGCCATCGAAGATGGTTTCTACTATGATACTGACAACACTGCTGGTCAAATCTCTAACGAAGACCTTCCTCGTATCGAAGAAGAAATGCAAAAAATCGTCAAAGAAAACTTCCCATCAATTCGTGAAGAAGTGACTAAAGACGAGGCACGTGAAATCTTCAAGAACGACCCTTACAAATTAGAATTGATTGAAGAACACTCAGAAGACGAAGGTGGTTTGACCATCTACCGTCAGGGTGAATACGTGGACCTTTGCCGTGGTCCTCACGTCCCATCAACAGGCCGTATCCAAATCTTCCACCTTCTTAACGTAGCTGGTGCTTACTGGCGTGGAAATAGCGACAACGCTATGATGCAACGTATCTATGGTACAGCTTGGTTTGACAAGAAAGACTTGAAAAGCTACCTTCAAATGCGTGAAGAAGCCAAAGAACGTGACCACCGTAAACTTGGTAAAGAGCTTGATTTATTCATGATTTCTCAAGAGGTTGGTCAAGGGCTTCCATTCTGGTTGCCAAATGGTGCGACTATTCGTCGTGAGTTGGAACGCTACATCGTAGACAAAGAGCTAGCTTCTGGCTACCAACACGTCTACACTCCACCACTTGCTTCTGTTGAGCTTTACAAGACTTCTGGTCACTGGGATCATTATCAAGAAGACATGTTCCCAACTATGGACATGGGTGACGGGGAAGAATTTGTCCTTCGTCCAATGAACTGCCCGCACCACATCCAAGTTTTCAAACACCATGTTCACTCTTACCGTGAGTTGCCAATCCGTATCGCTGAAATCGGTATGATGCACCGTTATGAAAAATCTGGTGCCCTCACTGGTCTTCAACGTGTACGTGAAATGTCACTCAACGACGGTCACCTCTTCGTTACTCCAGAACAAATCCAAGAAGAATTCCAACGTGCCCTTCAGTTGATTATCGATGTTTATGAAGATTTCAACTTGACTGAATACCGCTTCCGCCTCTCTCTTCGTGACCCTCAAGATACTCATAAGTACTTTGATAACGATGAGATGTGGGAAAATGCCCAAACTATGCTTCGTGCAGCTCTTGATGAAATGGGTGTGGATTACTTTGAAGCCGAAGGTGAAGCAGCCTTCTACGGACCAAAATTGGATATTCAAGTTAAAACCGCTCTTGGAAAAGAAGAAACTCTTTCTACTATCCAGCTTGACTTCTTGCTTCCAGAACGCTTCGACCTTAAATACATCGGAGCTGATGGCGAAGAGCACCGTCCAGTTATGATTCACCGTGGTGTTATTTCAACTATGGAACGCTTCACTGCTATCTTGATTGAGAACTACAAGGGTGCCTTCCCAACATGGCTTGCACCACACCAAGTAACCCTCATCCCAGTATCTAACGAAAAACACGTAGACTACGCATGGGAAGTAGCTAAGAAACTCCGTGACCGTGGTGTCCGTGCAGACGTAGATGAGCGCAATGAAAAAATGCAGTTCAAGATCCGTGCTTCACAAACAAGCAAGATTCCTTACCAATTGATTGTTGGGGACAAGGAAATGGAAGACGGAACTGTTAACGTTCGTCGCTATGGCCAAAAAGAAACACAAACTGTCTCAGTTGATGACTTTGTTCAAGCTATCCTTGCTGATATCGCCAACAAATCACGCGTTGAGAAATAA
- the rpsO gene encoding 30S ribosomal protein S15 gives MAISKEKKNEIIAQYARHEGDTGSVEVQVAVLTWEINHLNEHIKQHKKDHATYRGLMKKIGRRRNLLAYLRKNDVNRYRELINSLGLRR, from the coding sequence ATGGCAATCTCAAAAGAGAAAAAAAATGAAATCATCGCACAATATGCACGTCACGAAGGTGATACAGGTTCAGTAGAGGTTCAAGTTGCTGTCCTTACTTGGGAAATCAACCACCTTAACGAACACATCAAACAACACAAAAAAGACCACGCTACTTACCGTGGATTGATGAAAAAAATCGGTCGCCGTCGTAACTTGCTTGCATACTTGCGTAAAAACGACGTTAACCGTTACCGTGAGTTGATCAACTCTCTAGGACTTCGTCGTTAA
- a CDS encoding ABC transporter ATP-binding protein has translation MKTLLHLQDLQKSFGQQLVLNHVGFELQSGEIIGLIGPSGAGKSTMIKTMLGMEKADSGIALVLDQTMPNRHILGDIGYMAQSDALYEALSGQENLEFFGQLKGIPKKDLTAEITHVAQVVDLTDHLNKAVSGYSGGMKRRLSLAIALLGNPQLLILDEPTVGIDPSLRKKIWRELMAHRDKGVGILVTTHVMDEAELTDKVGLLLGGKIIAFDTPSKLKESYGVSSIEEVFLKAEGE, from the coding sequence ATGAAAACATTGCTACATTTACAAGATTTACAAAAATCTTTTGGTCAACAACTTGTGTTAAACCACGTTGGTTTTGAATTACAGTCTGGGGAAATCATTGGTCTAATCGGTCCTTCTGGTGCTGGTAAATCAACCATGATTAAAACCATGTTAGGGATGGAAAAGGCAGATAGCGGTATCGCTTTAGTCTTAGACCAGACCATGCCCAATCGTCATATTCTGGGAGATATTGGCTATATGGCCCAGTCAGATGCTCTTTATGAGGCTTTGTCAGGACAAGAAAACTTGGAATTTTTCGGCCAGCTAAAAGGGATTCCTAAAAAAGATTTGACAGCTGAAATTACCCATGTGGCTCAAGTGGTAGACTTGACAGATCATTTAAATAAGGCCGTGTCTGGTTATTCCGGAGGGATGAAACGACGCTTGTCGCTGGCTATTGCGCTTTTAGGAAACCCTCAACTCTTGATTTTGGACGAACCGACGGTTGGAATCGACCCTTCTCTTCGAAAGAAAATCTGGCGAGAGTTGATGGCGCATAGAGACAAGGGTGTAGGGATTTTGGTCACAACTCACGTCATGGATGAGGCAGAGCTGACAGATAAGGTCGGTCTACTATTAGGTGGAAAAATCATAGCCTTTGATACACCATCCAAGCTAAAAGAATCTTATGGTGTTTCAAGTATTGAAGAAGTCTTTTTGAAAGCAGAAGGAGAATGA
- a CDS encoding ABC transporter permease, producing MRTIAIAKKVIKELLRDKRTLALMFVAPVFIMWLMNLMFSASTTVTVKLAIQDVPSSLVSRMDDLEHVSVKTYKDLDQAKEALNDEKVDAVISYKDGEYNVAYANTDASKTSVIRQVLRTSIASEDTNQLLARVKQSLPQLELKVKSPEIKESYEYGNEDTGFFAKMIPVLLGFVVFFFVFLISGMALLKERTSGTLDRLLATPVKRSEIVYGYMLSYGFIAILQTGVVVLAAIWLLKIEVVGSLLNVIIVNVVLALVALAFGILLSTLAKSEFQMMQFIPLVIMPQLFFSGIIPLDSMGDWVKTLGKFLPLTYSGDAMSQIILYGRGLGDILPNIGVLLVFLVALTVLNIVGLRRYRKV from the coding sequence ATGAGAACAATTGCCATTGCAAAAAAAGTCATCAAAGAATTGCTACGTGACAAACGGACACTGGCCCTAATGTTTGTGGCACCAGTCTTTATTATGTGGCTGATGAACCTCATGTTTTCGGCTAGTACAACGGTGACTGTTAAGCTAGCGATACAAGATGTGCCAAGTAGTTTGGTAAGTAGGATGGATGACTTAGAGCATGTCAGTGTCAAAACATACAAAGACTTGGATCAAGCTAAAGAGGCTTTAAACGATGAAAAAGTAGATGCAGTTATCTCTTATAAGGATGGGGAATATAATGTAGCCTATGCTAATACAGATGCCTCTAAAACTTCGGTGATCCGACAAGTATTACGCACCAGTATTGCCAGTGAAGACACTAATCAATTATTAGCCCGTGTGAAGCAATCCCTTCCGCAATTAGAACTAAAGGTAAAATCTCCTGAAATTAAGGAATCTTATGAATATGGTAACGAGGACACCGGCTTCTTTGCTAAAATGATTCCTGTTTTGCTTGGGTTCGTCGTTTTCTTCTTTGTCTTTTTGATTTCAGGGATGGCACTCTTGAAAGAACGTACTAGCGGAACCCTAGATCGTTTGTTGGCAACCCCAGTTAAACGTTCGGAAATTGTTTACGGCTATATGTTGTCTTACGGCTTTATTGCCATACTGCAGACAGGAGTAGTCGTTCTAGCAGCCATCTGGTTGTTGAAAATTGAAGTTGTCGGAAGTCTGTTAAATGTTATAATAGTTAATGTGGTACTGGCTCTGGTGGCACTAGCCTTCGGAATTCTCTTGTCTACCTTGGCAAAATCAGAATTCCAGATGATGCAATTTATTCCTCTTGTGATTATGCCGCAACTCTTTTTTTCAGGAATCATTCCACTTGATTCAATGGGAGACTGGGTAAAAACGCTAGGGAAATTCTTGCCTTTGACCTACTCAGGTGATGCGATGAGTCAGATTATTCTTTACGGACGTGGACTTGGAGATATTTTACCAAATATTGGTGTTCTACTAGTCTTCCTTGTCGCTTTGACAGTTCTCAATATTGTCGGCTTGCGTCGTTACCGTAAAGTATAA
- a CDS encoding TetR/AcrR family transcriptional regulator: MSESVFESFEAYLKGADYPKGKKKIMQAAVDLISTKSYNGTSTLQIAKHAGLSQATLFKYFKTKEDLLTAILHPVVPGLFGRFFEELLALETTEEKVHYLVQNRMAYLKTNRALMKIILQEIFSNKKLRKEQLYIWNTLQDKLLVLHKELIADSRVNPEITVPQMVRIFIGPLLAYFAQLYIVSDNSDIREEDLNLLEKQILGGLWK; the protein is encoded by the coding sequence ATGAGTGAGAGTGTTTTTGAGTCGTTTGAAGCTTATCTAAAGGGGGCAGACTATCCCAAGGGAAAGAAAAAAATCATGCAGGCGGCGGTCGATTTGATTTCTACTAAGAGTTACAATGGGACCTCCACCTTACAAATTGCCAAACATGCGGGACTTAGCCAAGCAACGCTCTTCAAGTATTTCAAGACCAAAGAAGATTTATTAACGGCTATTTTGCACCCTGTTGTTCCAGGACTTTTCGGTCGTTTTTTTGAAGAACTTTTAGCCTTAGAAACGACTGAAGAAAAGGTGCATTATCTGGTCCAAAATCGTATGGCCTATCTCAAAACGAATCGCGCTTTGATGAAAATTATTCTTCAGGAAATTTTTTCAAATAAGAAACTGAGAAAAGAACAACTTTATATTTGGAATACTCTTCAGGATAAATTATTAGTACTCCATAAGGAATTGATAGCAGATTCACGAGTGAATCCTGAAATCACGGTTCCTCAAATGGTTCGTATTTTTATAGGTCCCTTATTGGCCTACTTTGCCCAACTCTATATCGTTAGCGACAATAGTGACATAAGAGAAGAAGACTTGAATTTGTTGGAAAAACAGATTTTAGGTGGTTTGTGGAAATAA
- a CDS encoding CadD family cadmium resistance transporter has translation MGQTIISAIGVYISTSIDYLIILIILFAQLSQNKQKWHIYAGQYLGTGLLVGASLVAAYVVNFVPEEWMVGLLGLIPIYLGIRFAIVGEGEEEEEEEEEIIERLEQSKANQLFWTVTLLTIASGGDNLGIYIPYFASLDWSQTLVALLVFVIGIIILCELSRVLSSIPLIFETIEKYERIIVPLVFILLGLYIMYENGTIETFLIV, from the coding sequence ATGGGACAGACAATCATATCTGCTATTGGTGTTTATATTTCCACCAGTATCGATTATTTAATTATTTTAATTATTTTATTTGCACAGCTATCACAGAATAAACAAAAATGGCATATTTATGCGGGGCAATATCTAGGCACAGGCTTACTTGTAGGGGCGAGTTTAGTTGCTGCTTATGTTGTTAATTTCGTGCCTGAAGAATGGATGGTTGGATTGCTTGGTTTAATTCCTATCTATTTAGGGATTCGCTTTGCAATTGTTGGAGAAGGTGAGGAAGAAGAGGAAGAAGAGGAAGAAATTATTGAAAGATTAGAACAAAGCAAGGCAAATCAACTGTTTTGGACAGTTACATTGCTGACAATTGCGTCTGGCGGAGATAATTTAGGTATCTATATACCTTATTTTGCTTCGTTAGATTGGTCACAGACCCTCGTGGCGTTGCTTGTGTTTGTAATCGGCATAATTATCTTATGCGAGCTTAGTCGGGTGTTATCCTCTATTCCGTTAATATTCGAGACAATTGAAAAATACGAGCGAATCATTGTGCCCTTAGTATTCATTCTACTTGGACTATATATCATGTATGAAAATGGCACGATAGAGACTTTTCTGATCGTGTAG
- a CDS encoding FecCD family ABC transporter permease: MGSVAINLGDTYRIILSRLGFPLEVGEVSKSTLAIVWNMRFPRVLLGLIVGAGLSMCGSVMQSTVNNPIAEPYVLGISAGATLGATLSIILGLKVMISLGAFLGAILATIAVLIIASMQGRMTTSSLILSGTVVNALFLAFSNFIISIGANADSVMTIKFWTMGSLAGTSWADLVLPTIVVGIAFLFFSTQYRVFNAMMMGDEAALTLGIPLRFYWYLYVTMVAVLTAVLVATCGIIGFVGLITPHLARGLVGTNYKRLFPVATLLGALFVVWADVLSRVIIPNAELPIGIFTALVGAPFFIYIVGGRRREVRG, translated from the coding sequence ATGGGATCTGTTGCGATTAATCTAGGAGATACCTATCGGATTATTTTGAGCAGGTTGGGATTTCCTCTTGAGGTAGGAGAGGTTTCCAAGTCCACTCTTGCCATTGTATGGAACATGAGATTCCCTCGAGTATTGTTAGGTCTGATAGTAGGAGCAGGCCTTTCTATGTGTGGTAGCGTGATGCAGTCCACAGTGAACAATCCTATCGCAGAGCCTTATGTCTTAGGAATATCTGCGGGTGCAACTCTAGGGGCAACCTTGAGCATCATTCTTGGTTTAAAAGTGATGATTAGCCTTGGAGCTTTTCTTGGAGCTATTTTGGCAACAATTGCTGTCCTCATCATTGCCTCTATGCAGGGAAGGATGACGACTTCTAGTCTGATTTTATCAGGAACCGTGGTCAATGCTCTCTTTCTGGCTTTTTCAAACTTTATTATCTCAATTGGCGCTAATGCGGATAGTGTGATGACCATTAAGTTTTGGACCATGGGATCGCTCGCTGGGACTTCCTGGGCAGACTTGGTCCTGCCAACTATAGTAGTAGGAATAGCCTTTCTATTTTTCTCTACTCAGTATCGTGTTTTCAATGCGATGATGATGGGAGATGAGGCTGCTTTAACTTTGGGGATTCCCTTACGCTTTTATTGGTATCTTTATGTGACCATGGTGGCTGTGCTGACAGCAGTCTTAGTGGCAACCTGTGGGATTATTGGATTTGTCGGTCTGATTACTCCACATTTAGCTCGAGGGTTAGTAGGAACGAATTACAAGAGGCTTTTTCCTGTTGCAACCTTGCTAGGTGCCCTTTTTGTCGTCTGGGCAGATGTACTCTCTCGTGTCATTATTCCAAATGCAGAGCTTCCTATTGGTATTTTCACAGCCTTAGTAGGTGCTCCCTTCTTTATCTACATTGTCGGAGGTAGGCGAAGGGAGGTGAGGGGCTGA
- a CDS encoding ABC transporter ATP-binding protein, producing MDLICQDIHFGLGEKKILKGVSLKVEGNQFHTILGPNGSGKTSLLKLLYRQEKADKGLISLDGKPLDHWSLKETAKQMAVVTQFNQLQFDCTVEEIVLLGRTPHLSFLEKERERDFTLVQDALVKVDMLEKKTRLYSSLSGGEKQRVLLARALAQEPTLLLLDEPTNHLDIKYQLDLLAIVKNLKVNVLAVLHDIQLACRYSDYLYLMKEGEILYQGTPKETITPESLQTVYGVQSQVTWTEDQQAMIHYL from the coding sequence ATGGATTTGATTTGTCAGGATATTCACTTTGGACTGGGAGAGAAAAAAATCCTCAAGGGAGTTTCTCTTAAAGTTGAAGGGAATCAATTTCACACGATATTAGGGCCAAATGGAAGTGGAAAAACCAGCCTACTTAAACTCCTCTATCGTCAGGAAAAGGCGGACAAAGGCTTGATAAGCCTAGATGGAAAGCCGCTGGATCATTGGTCACTCAAAGAAACAGCCAAGCAAATGGCAGTTGTGACCCAGTTTAACCAGCTGCAGTTTGATTGTACAGTTGAGGAAATCGTCTTGCTGGGAAGAACTCCCCACCTCTCTTTTTTAGAGAAGGAAAGGGAAAGAGATTTTACACTCGTTCAAGATGCTCTCGTTAAGGTGGATATGCTTGAGAAGAAAACTCGTCTCTATTCGTCTCTGTCAGGGGGAGAGAAACAGCGAGTTTTGTTAGCTCGCGCCTTGGCGCAGGAACCGACTCTCTTACTCCTAGACGAACCAACCAATCATCTGGATATCAAGTATCAGCTAGACTTGTTGGCCATTGTGAAAAATCTCAAGGTTAATGTTCTAGCTGTCCTGCATGATATTCAACTTGCTTGTCGCTATTCGGATTATCTCTATCTGATGAAAGAGGGAGAAATCCTTTACCAAGGGACTCCAAAGGAGACCATCACCCCTGAGTCATTGCAAACTGTATACGGAGTTCAAAGTCAGGTTACTTGGACCGAGGATCAGCAAGCCATGATTCACTATTTATAA
- a CDS encoding ABC transporter substrate-binding protein has product MKKTLSILLVTVATLTMAACGNTTKEKATTQSSTETSQKASAETTYPLTVKTYDAKGNEVEQVFDKAPEKVITNNLSTTEILLELGLKDKIVGMLNPDNAVTDKYKDAIATIPQIGDKKTVSQETVLSYEPDALMGRNMMFSEKSLGTVSTWNENKIPVYTQKASLSTIQQDLGNIVEDVKNLGMIFNVQDKANEYAAQLQAKIDAVKKANPASQGEKKKALIMVAYNDETFGAYKSALQESLLNQLGYTNVATGTSGLTLENLVSMDPELIIYVTSDRNKKLDANAVELMKANAVLEGVPAIKNQKIMTISYDELMDYGPAVIDSLEKINDFINK; this is encoded by the coding sequence ATGAAAAAAACACTCAGCATTTTACTCGTAACAGTAGCTACCCTAACCATGGCAGCATGTGGCAATACTACTAAAGAAAAAGCTACCACACAATCTAGCACAGAAACAAGTCAGAAGGCCAGCGCAGAGACGACTTATCCGTTAACGGTCAAAACCTATGATGCTAAAGGAAATGAAGTCGAACAAGTTTTTGACAAGGCACCTGAAAAAGTTATCACCAATAATCTTTCAACCACTGAAATCTTATTGGAGTTAGGGTTGAAGGATAAAATTGTTGGCATGCTCAATCCAGACAATGCTGTGACGGACAAATACAAGGACGCGATTGCGACGATTCCTCAAATTGGGGATAAAAAAACAGTCTCACAAGAGACAGTCCTTTCTTATGAACCAGACGCTTTGATGGGTCGAAACATGATGTTTTCTGAAAAATCCTTGGGGACAGTTAGCACTTGGAATGAAAATAAAATCCCAGTTTATACGCAAAAAGCTTCCCTCTCAACGATTCAGCAAGATTTGGGGAATATCGTAGAAGATGTCAAAAATCTTGGAATGATTTTTAATGTTCAGGACAAGGCCAATGAATACGCAGCCCAATTACAAGCTAAAATTGACGCTGTTAAGAAAGCAAATCCAGCAAGCCAAGGTGAAAAGAAAAAGGCTTTGATTATGGTTGCTTATAATGATGAAACCTTCGGTGCCTACAAGTCTGCTTTGCAAGAGAGTTTGCTGAACCAACTTGGTTATACAAACGTTGCTACGGGGACATCAGGCTTGACCTTGGAAAATCTCGTGTCAATGGATCCTGAGTTAATTATCTATGTAACCAGTGACCGTAATAAAAAATTGGATGCTAACGCAGTAGAGTTGATGAAGGCAAATGCTGTTTTGGAAGGTGTTCCTGCTATTAAGAATCAAAAAATCATGACTATCTCTTACGATGAGTTGATGGATTATGGCCCAGCTGTGATTGATTCCCTTGAGAAAATCAATGACTTTATCAATAAATAA
- a CDS encoding alpha/beta hydrolase-fold protein has product MTLSINNEFDWEGIQVKISLPSNYNPNQTYPTILLNDGNLDFLSSLSESVILVGLTSKNRLDDYTPWKVAALRDGAPDFGGQANAYHDHLFGGLLDKLQSLYRLDEARLAYGGYSLGGLAAVYSLFSFDKVSCVFSICGSFWYPDFVTYCKEENVKNLDCLLYLQNGQTEGEHHTNRLAQAPVYAEQIHTSLQKRYPNGQFVFDPYGHHEQVAERFLAFSSWLAQKWKIE; this is encoded by the coding sequence ATGACTTTATCAATAAATAATGAGTTTGATTGGGAAGGAATTCAAGTCAAAATCAGCCTTCCCTCTAACTACAACCCCAATCAAACCTATCCGACTATTTTATTGAATGATGGAAACTTGGATTTCCTATCTTCCCTTTCCGAATCTGTGATTTTAGTGGGCTTGACCTCTAAAAATCGCCTAGATGACTACACTCCCTGGAAGGTAGCAGCTCTGAGAGATGGAGCTCCAGATTTTGGAGGTCAGGCCAACGCCTATCATGATCATTTATTTGGAGGTCTTTTAGACAAGTTGCAGTCGCTTTATCGACTGGATGAAGCACGCCTTGCTTATGGAGGCTACTCACTAGGTGGTTTGGCAGCAGTCTACAGTCTTTTCAGCTTTGACAAGGTTTCCTGTGTCTTTTCGATCTGCGGTTCCTTTTGGTATCCTGATTTTGTGACCTACTGCAAGGAAGAAAATGTGAAAAATTTGGACTGTTTGCTGTATTTACAGAATGGTCAAACAGAAGGAGAACACCACACTAATCGCTTGGCTCAAGCACCAGTCTATGCTGAGCAGATCCATACCAGTCTTCAGAAACGCTATCCGAACGGCCAGTTTGTCTTTGACCCTTATGGACACCATGAACAAGTAGCTGAACGATTTCTAGCTTTTTCTAGCTGGTTGGCCCAAAAATGGAAAATCGAATAA
- a CDS encoding lysophospholipid acyltransferase family protein: protein MFYTYLRGLVVLLLWSINGNAHYHNTDKIPNQDENYILVAPHRTWWDPVYMAFATKPKQFIFMAKKELFTNRIFGWWIRMCGAFPIDRENPSASAIKYPINVLKKSDRSLIMFPSGSRHSNDVKGGVALIAKMAKVRIMPVTYTGPMTLKGLISRERVDMNFGNPIDISDIKKMNDEGIETVANRIQTEFQRLDQETKQWHNNKKPNPLWWLIRIPALILAIILAILTIIFSFIASFIWNPDKKREKLA, encoded by the coding sequence ATGTTTTATACTTATTTACGTGGATTGGTTGTCTTGCTCCTATGGTCCATCAATGGCAATGCCCATTATCATAATACTGATAAAATTCCTAATCAAGATGAAAATTATATTTTGGTTGCACCTCACCGCACCTGGTGGGATCCAGTTTATATGGCCTTTGCGACCAAACCAAAACAATTTATCTTTATGGCCAAAAAAGAGCTCTTTACCAACCGTATCTTTGGCTGGTGGATTCGTATGTGTGGTGCCTTTCCTATCGACCGTGAAAATCCTAGCGCCTCAGCCATCAAATATCCTATCAATGTTCTTAAAAAAAGTGACCGCTCTCTCATCATGTTTCCAAGTGGAAGCCGACACTCAAACGATGTCAAGGGTGGCGTAGCTCTGATTGCCAAAATGGCCAAGGTCCGTATTATGCCGGTTACCTACACAGGTCCCATGACTTTGAAGGGCTTGATTAGTCGTGAACGTGTCGATATGAACTTTGGAAATCCAATTGATATCTCAGATATCAAAAAAATGAATGACGAAGGCATTGAAACAGTCGCCAATCGTATCCAAACAGAATTTCAACGTCTGGACCAAGAAACGAAACAATGGCACAATAATAAAAAACCAAACCCACTCTGGTGGCTTATCCGCATCCCTGCCCTCATCCTTGCCATTATCCTCGCTATCCTAACCATCATCTTTAGCTTTATCGCAAGCTTTATCTGGAATCCAGATAAGAAAAGAGAAAAACTTGCTTAA